The genomic DNA ATGTTAAAAAAGTTAATGACCTCCCGGTACGTTTTATCTGAAAAGCTGTACCCCCGGTACAGCCGCTGCCGGGCAGACTTGATGCCCAACTCAGGAGGCGGCAACGCATAAGGCGCACCTACTATGCCGGCATAATCAAAATCATAGGGCACCGGAAAAGGAGCCACAATCGTGTCCGGGCTAATAAGCTTGATGTTATGCCGGAAAGGCACCGACCAGTCGGTGTTGCCGATCATGTACTGAAACAAGGCTAACTTGGCCATGGTATAGGCATCGGTGCGGTCCATCCGGACCACGCGCGCTTTAGGGATCAGCTTTCCCTGGTTCCGTTTAGCCATCTCTTTATCATCCTCGATCAGGAAGCCATAGCGCGTTTCAGGATTTCGCCGGCCCTTCATGTCCGTATAGGCTATCTGGCAAAGCCTGACCCGGAAGCTCCTTTCATCTACAATGTTGTATAGTTTGTACACCAGGTATTCCCGGATTATCAGGTCTTCGCCAATGCAGTGTGTCACCAGCTTTAGCTTATTCACTTTCTCAAATACAGTGTGCGGGGTGGATTTACGGGAAAAGTTAAGCATGAGCGGCGGAAACCGGCACACGGCCGGATTACGGCGGCGGTTTCCGCGGGCCATCACCTTCAGATTAACCTGTATGGGGGCGCCAGATTTGTCGGGGTAAGTGAGGGTGGCTTTGTGATAGCCCCGCTTCTCCCCCCTGTCATTCATTAACTCTTTGTAATTGAAGGCGAGCTTAAACTCAAACACATCGTCGCTTGCAAAAAGCGGGTTCTCCTCGGGCTGGGCGGGTAAGGATTGGGTATACGGGATGGGAGCCTGGGCCTGAAGTGGCGGGCAACCAATGAAAAGTAAATTGAAATGGCAGACTACAACACCTAGCATCATGCCTGCCAGGCTTTTTTTCGACATCTTTAAAGTATAAGGCTGCGTTGGGTCCGCTCCGATGTTCAAAACAAACCCACCGGAACACGACAGGTCCATCCTTAAGAAGTATAGCGCCGCAAAAAGGCTGCAAGCCTTACATAGGCCGGAGCGTCAGGGTGTGGGGCGGCTTTCTTTTATTAACCCAGGCCCTTTTATGCTTGCTATGCAACAAGAGAGCGAGGCCCCGTATACTTACAGGTTCAGTTGCTTTAGCTTTTTCTTCGGGAACAGATCCGTGATCACATGCCCCTGTGCCTGCTCAAAGTTAAACCGCAGCAGTTTGGCCACAGTAGGCGCAACATCTACCAAAGTATAGCGGGTAGCTACTATAGGTCCTTTTTTAAAATCAGGACCTAAGGCCAATAAACTAATATGCTGGCAGCCTTCGCAGCTATCGCCATGTTCGGTCCAGCCCCCGTCAATACCGTCCAGGTGCCGGCCATGATCGTTTAAGACCAGCAGCGTGGTGTTTTTTTTATAGTGCTTATCTTTTTGCAGATAATCCCACAGTTGTTTCACATACCTGTCATCCCGGGTAATGCCCCGGATATAGAAGTTCCAGTTGCCCGCATGGGCATAGCCATCAGGCTCCATGAGATTGATGAGCATCAGGTTCGGCTTGTCCCGGGCCAGCGTCTGCTTTACTACCATCAGCGTGAGCGAATCAGCGCGGTAGCCGGTACCGGGGCCGTTCACGCCACAGTTCAGGGAGGGTAAGTACTGATTTTGCCATTGGGGCTGCAGGGTGTTACCCAGTATGTTCAGCTTGTCCTTGCTGGTAATGATCCAGGCGGCCGTGGCCGGTTTTCCGCTGCTTTTTAACCACAGCTGGAAAATAGATGGATTTGCCGGGAGCTCATGCCCATAGTTATCGATGGGTTGGTTTATACCCGTAGTAATGGCTGTGTGGCCCGAATTGGTATAGGTATATGCATCATTGAGAAAATTATTAAAGAAAACACCTCTTCGCCGCATCTTAGCCATATCAGGAATATGGCCTGGCACGGTGCCCCACGTTTCAGAATACCGGGGGCCGTCTATCACCACGATGATCACGTTTTTAGTGCGTAAGCCTTTCGGTTTGGCTTCGGAAACAGAAAAATGGACCGATGCCAATAACAGTATGGCGGAAAGGGCCAGCGAATAGGGCCGCGGATTAAAATACCTTAAAAGGATTTTTTGTGCCAGAAAAGAATCAGCGATACGCATACCTGTTGCCTTACCTGAAAACTTCCGTTTTGCTACTAGTATACGAGAACCATCCTACTATGCCGCATCAAAACACCTTGATAATGAAATAATTATAAATAAATTTACTTCCGGATGCGAAAAAGCCAGAAGCACCTGTTGGTTTGCAGGGCTACTTTGCTGCGGCAGTAATTCGGCAACTTTCCGGCCACCGGTAATTTGTGGGCAGCCAGCTATACGTTGCGCTAAAAACAGGAAAACCCCGCTCCCGTTCTTGCGTTTAACTCAAAACTTTGTAACATTGCACCACATAGTAACCCATGCAACACGCAGCGCCCATAGCAAACCCACTTTCTCTGCCAGCCCAATCTGGTTTGGGAATGCTTGCTGCTGCCTATTCTTATTGCCTGCGCCTTTATAGCTATTATCGCTATTATTATGGCTATTACCGCTCCTGCTAAGGCAATCACCTCCAGAATTTAAAGTATAACGGCTAGCGCCACAACGCTGCCCCTACAGGTGAACCTGCCAACGCAGCGGCTCAGGCCCTGCTTTTTTTATTTCTACCGATTTATCATTTTAACTTATACCCCATGAACCTGACACAGAACTACGACAGCTATACAGAAGAAAACCACCAGGTATGGAAGATCCTCTACAAGCGCCAGTTCGAGAACCTGCCTTCCAAAGCTATTCCTGAATTCTTCGAGGGCCTTCAGAAAGTTAATTTCAAGCCGGACCAGATCCCGGATTTTAACGAAGTAAATGCCCGCCTGAAGCCTCTGACAGGTTTTGAAGTAGTTGCCGCACCCGGCATTGTAGACGATGCCTTGTTTTTCGGCCTGATTGCCAACAAGAAATTTCCGGCTACGGTATGGATCCGCAGAATGGAGCAGCTCGATTACCTCGAGGAGCCCGATATGTTTCATGATGTGTTCGGGCATGTGCCGCTGCTCACTATTCCGGTATACTGCCAGTTTCTGGCCGAGCTGTCGCAGCTAGCGCTGGAGCACGTAGACCGCCCCGAAATTGTGGACCGGCTGACGCGCATTTACTGGTATACCATCGAGTTTGGCCTGTTTAAGCGCCCTGAGGGTGATGTGCGCATTTACGGCGCGGGCATTCTGTCGTCAGTCGGGGAAAGTAATTTGTCGGTATCGCCGGAAAGCGTGAAACATGGCTTTGATGTGCAGCATATCCTCGAAACCTCCTACATCAAAGAAACCTACCAGAGCCAGTATTTCTATATCAACAGCTTTGACGAACTGCTGCACAGCCTGCCGCAGCTGAAAACAGCCATAGAAAAGCTCCGAGAAGAGCTGGTGCCGGCCTCCTAAGCTCCTCCATAATAAAAAGCCCTGGCTGTGTGTAACAGCCAGGGCTTTTTATTAGCGCCGGTTTATACCTGCTGCTAATTGGTGAGTTCGTGGGCGATCTGGAAACCGAGCTTGCGCGGTTTGGTAAGGTGCGTGTTCTCAAGTTTTTGCTTCAGGGTGATGCGCTCAATGTCGGTAACATCCTGGCCCATTAGGTCGTTGTTTACCGCCGCGATCATGGCACTCTCCACAATAATCCGCAGCCGCTTGTCGCTGATCACGTTATTGGCAATATCAGCGATCTGCTCGGTTGGCAGGTCGAGCTGCTTTACGCCTTCAATGCAAAAGTGATTTTCGATGTTGATGAGCATACGCCCCACCAGATAGCCCGGGTCATCGAGGCGGTTATACTTGATGGTATCGGCCATAAAATTATACGCCATGATGTGACCAAAGAAGCGGCGCCGGAAATCTTCCTCCACGTAATCGCTGCGCATGATCTCGTAGTCGTCCGGAAAGGTGATGATATTGGAGTGCATGACAAACACCAGCAGGTCGCCGGAAAACTTGATCTGAAATTCGTGCTCGCTCACATTGCGGTATTCGATCACCACCTCCGCATCCTGCTTGGTTATGCGTTCGGTCAGCTCGCTTACCAGTTCCTGCGAGATCGTTTTCATGCGGTCGAATGTTTGCAGGGTATTGCGGTAAATGGCCTGCTTGGTCTTCGACTTCTGGTGAAGTCCGTTGATTATATCATCTAATTTATCTTCCATAGTAGTGCTTGGGTGTCAAATAGGTACTCAGCTATATTTACCCTTTAACGTTATACTTTGTTTCTGCGTGCCCCGATAATGTCCTTTAGCGCGCTCTGGCATACTATTTTGCTTTTGCTGCATACTATTCCGGCGCTGTATAAACCGGGGGCGGACTCAAGGAAGAAAGGTTCTGCTCGGCTAATTTAAAAGCTACCTGCCGGATGCCGGGCTTTGCCCCTGCCGCGTGCAGCAGCATGTGCTGCGCCTGTGGCAGCGCAAAAACCTCTGCCACCGCATTTACTGCTCCGGCGGGCACATGTTGCCGGTGCAAGGCCTGCAGCAACGTTTCCCGTTCCTGTTGTGCGATCAGCCTACAAAGCTGCGCGTTTACCTCCTGTCGGTGCTGCACCCGGTAATAGTTGGTGCTATACTTTGGATCTTCGGCAAAATCCGGGGCGCCCAACACCTGGCAAAGCCGCCGGAACTGCCGATCGTCGCCAACGGCCAACACCAGCTGTTTCTGATCTTTGGAAGTATAAACGCTGCCATAAGGCACAATAGTAGGGTGCTCGGAACCCATGCGCTGCGGATTTTGGCCTGCTACTAGGTAGGCGGTTCCCTGGTTGCTAAGCGCCGACACAGCAGATTCCAGCAGCGAGACCTGCACCAATTGCCCCTGGCCGGTGCGCGCACGTTGCAGCAGCGCCACCAGCAGCCCTTCTTTTAACTGATGAGCTGTCAGCACATCCACCAGCGCTACGGGCATTTTGGTGGGCGGGCCATCCGCTTGCCCGTTCAGGTACATAAACCCACTCTCGGCCTGTACCACAGCATCATAGCCGGCGCGTGCATCTGCCGGCCCATACCCTGTAATATGGCCGTATATGATGCGGGGATTTATTTTCTGCAGACTCGCAAAGTCTACTTTCAGTTTTTCGGCATCGCCGGGCTTGTAGCTGGCAATTACAACGTCGGCCTGGGCGGCTAACGTATAAAGCTGCTGCAGATCGCCGGCCTTTGTCAAATCCAGCGGCAATGACGTTTTGCCCCAGTTTACCGCCGAAAAGTAGGCGGGCACATTGGTTTCCGGATCTTCGGTCTTCAACTTCCAGCTGCGCGTTACATCGCCCTGGGTTGCGGCATTCTCTATTTTTATTACCCGGGCACCCAGCTCGGCAAAGAACTGGCCCACGCTTGGGCCGGCCAGCACGCTTGCCAGCTCCAGCACCAGCATATCTTTAAATACAGCTTCAGGCATACCTTCCGGTAGCTGCATGGTAGCAGCCACTTCAGCACTAAGATAGTGCACAATAGAAGGATAGGCAAGCAGCCGGGAAACCAGGAACGGCTACCCGGCAAGTATAAACCTGGAGGCCATTAAAATTTACAGTTCTATTTCGAGCTGTATTTCTTCGCACAAAAAAAAAGCCGGAAGCGTTGCGGCTTCCGGCCCTCTTTTTATACTTTCCAGCATAATGTAGGGCTTAATTTTCCAGGGCGGCCAGCACCTGCTCATTCAGCTCCAGGTTGTGGTATACCTGCTGCACATCATCGTCGTCTTCCAGGGCATCTATCAGTTTGAGCAGCTTGCGTACCGCTTCGGGGTCCTCTACAGCGACACTGGTTTTAGGGATGCGCTGCAGTTCAGCGCTTTCGAGTTCCAGATCCAGCGCTTCCACTTTCCGCTGCATGGCGCCAAAATCCTCCAGGGCGCAGGTAACCGTTACCACCTCCTCCTCAAAGCTGACCTCCTCTGCCCCGCCGTCAATCATTTCCAGCAGAAAGGCGTCCTCCTCAAAGCTAAAGCGCTCGTTTCTGCGGATCACGAAAATTCCTTTCCGATCGAAGATGAACTCCAGCGAGCCCTTGGTGCCCAGGCTGCCGCCGTTCTTGTTAAAAATGGTCCTAACGTTCTGGAAAGTCCGGTTCACGTTATCGGTCATGGCGTCCACAAACACCGCTACGCCATTGCTGCCATAGCCTTCGTACGTCACTTCGGTATAGTTGCCATCGGTGCCTTCGCCTTTTTTAATGGCGCGCTCCATGTTGTCTTTGGGCATGTTAGCCGCTTTGCTGGCCTGTATGGCCAGGCGCAGGCGGGGGTTGCCGGCCGGGTCAGCGCCGCCGCCTTCTTTTACAGCAACAGTAATTTCCTTGATGAGTTTGGTGAATATTTTTGAGCGCTTGGCGTCGAGGGCACCCTTTTTACGCTTGATGGTCGACCACTTGCTATGTCCTGACATACGGGTATGCTGTTAATGGAGACTACGTGTCCGTTCCTATACTTAACAGCACAAAATACGACATTGATTCCTCAAAAACCACAAAGGAGCAGCACTACCCAGCGGGTAATGCTGCTCCTCAGGTATAGGAATGCCGCCGTAAATACCGGCTAGCGCAGTAGCATAAAAATGGCGTTGATGATATTTAGCCCTAACAACAGGAAGAAGTTAGGCGAGTTTAGTATAACTTTTTTCATGGTCCTTCCTTAATAGCAGTTACATTTCCGAGGACTGATGCGCCGGATTTATCTGATTTACGCCGCAACACCTTCAAAGTTGCAGCAAAATATAATTTTACATATATATCACTTAATATATTCTGAATATCATATGTTTAGAAGCTGCATTTTTATTCCAAAAATCACGTTTTCAGGTGGAACAGTTCTCCGGGATAGCCTGTTGTTAATTTGCACCCTTCCGGAAGTTTCACAATCCGGTAACCGCATTATGCAGTAATCAGGCCGTAAAGAAATTGTACTGCCGGGCTGCTAGGTAGTATTGCACATACAAATTATTTTTGTTGTATCTTTACATAGAAAAGAACCAGCCGGCTCCCACTCAGGGAGAGGTGTTGCTTCGTAATTAATCACCAAATTGATCGATTTTGGATTTTCGCTCCTTTAACTTACACGACGACGTACTAACCGGTATTGAGTCAATGGGATACCGTACGCCCACCCCTGTGCAGGAACAGGCGATACCGCTTATACTTGAACAAAAAGATATGATTGCCTGCGCCCAGACCGGCACTGGCAAAACGGCCGCTTACCTACTCCCGCTCCTGGACCGCATCTCGCACGGCAACTACGACCATACCAGCACGCTGGTACTGGTGCCTACCCGCGAACTGGCCAAGCAGATAGATG from Pontibacter liquoris includes the following:
- a CDS encoding sulfatase-like hydrolase/transferase → MRIADSFLAQKILLRYFNPRPYSLALSAILLLASVHFSVSEAKPKGLRTKNVIIVVIDGPRYSETWGTVPGHIPDMAKMRRRGVFFNNFLNDAYTYTNSGHTAITTGINQPIDNYGHELPANPSIFQLWLKSSGKPATAAWIITSKDKLNILGNTLQPQWQNQYLPSLNCGVNGPGTGYRADSLTLMVVKQTLARDKPNLMLINLMEPDGYAHAGNWNFYIRGITRDDRYVKQLWDYLQKDKHYKKNTTLLVLNDHGRHLDGIDGGWTEHGDSCEGCQHISLLALGPDFKKGPIVATRYTLVDVAPTVAKLLRFNFEQAQGHVITDLFPKKKLKQLNL
- a CDS encoding phenylalanine 4-monooxygenase; its protein translation is MNLTQNYDSYTEENHQVWKILYKRQFENLPSKAIPEFFEGLQKVNFKPDQIPDFNEVNARLKPLTGFEVVAAPGIVDDALFFGLIANKKFPATVWIRRMEQLDYLEEPDMFHDVFGHVPLLTIPVYCQFLAELSQLALEHVDRPEIVDRLTRIYWYTIEFGLFKRPEGDVRIYGAGILSSVGESNLSVSPESVKHGFDVQHILETSYIKETYQSQYFYINSFDELLHSLPQLKTAIEKLREELVPAS
- a CDS encoding CaiB/BaiF CoA transferase family protein, producing MPEAVFKDMLVLELASVLAGPSVGQFFAELGARVIKIENAATQGDVTRSWKLKTEDPETNVPAYFSAVNWGKTSLPLDLTKAGDLQQLYTLAAQADVVIASYKPGDAEKLKVDFASLQKINPRIIYGHITGYGPADARAGYDAVVQAESGFMYLNGQADGPPTKMPVALVDVLTAHQLKEGLLVALLQRARTGQGQLVQVSLLESAVSALSNQGTAYLVAGQNPQRMGSEHPTIVPYGSVYTSKDQKQLVLAVGDDRQFRRLCQVLGAPDFAEDPKYSTNYYRVQHRQEVNAQLCRLIAQQERETLLQALHRQHVPAGAVNAVAEVFALPQAQHMLLHAAGAKPGIRQVAFKLAEQNLSSLSPPPVYTAPE
- a CDS encoding YebC/PmpR family DNA-binding transcriptional regulator; the protein is MSGHSKWSTIKRKKGALDAKRSKIFTKLIKEITVAVKEGGGADPAGNPRLRLAIQASKAANMPKDNMERAIKKGEGTDGNYTEVTYEGYGSNGVAVFVDAMTDNVNRTFQNVRTIFNKNGGSLGTKGSLEFIFDRKGIFVIRRNERFSFEEDAFLLEMIDGGAEEVSFEEEVVTVTCALEDFGAMQRKVEALDLELESAELQRIPKTSVAVEDPEAVRKLLKLIDALEDDDDVQQVYHNLELNEQVLAALEN